DNA from Bacteroidota bacterium:
TTGGTGGCAAATGTAGCACCTCCCCCGCCCGTACAATGATTTCTTCGCCTCCGTCACGCTCCAACCAGAATTTCATGCATCCGGTGAGCATGTAGGAAAACTGTTCGTTTTCGTGTTGATGCAAGGGCACAATGCCGCCGGCTTTGATAAAAACCTGAGACAACATTACATGCTTTCCCCACATCATTTTGCGGGTAATCAAAGAAGAGAGCGCCTCTTCTTCTATGCTATCCCAGTCGTGTAATTTTACGCCTGACTTTTTGCTCATGGTCTCTCGGGTTAATGCCAAATAACAATGGCTACGTGGGAGGATGCGGCAGACAGAAAAAACGGCTACCGCCCAACACAATTCAAGGTGTCATGCCAGCCATCAAATATCGTTCAGCATGCCCTCCAAACTCAACTTCACAAGCTTCTCCCGTTTCATTTTCAGCAGCACTGTGTTTTCATAACGATTTTTTTATGCCCCTTGATGCAGTTTTTGGTTAGACATCACGGCTGACAAAGTGCAGCCCATGCCTACAAGAAAGGGGTTTAACACTATGTTGCAGCGGAAAAGGAGTGTACTGGTGCTGTATCTGTCAGCAATACTGGGAGGTGTCTGCATGGCGCCGGCCGTGATTGCACAACCCACTACAGGTATAGATAGCACAGACCGTGAGATAATGCTCAGGTCCGTCGACTCCCTGTTAACAACCATCACGGACCTGAAAACTGAGCGCGCAGAACTCCAGTACGAGTTCAGGCAGCTCAACAACCGGATTCAGTCGCTCGAACGCACCTTTCAAGGTGAATTCAACAACCTGCAATCAGGCCAGGGCAATGTACTTGAAGGGCTCGACACGCTCCGCGTGATGATGCCAAGCGAAGAACCTATGCATGCTACCAATAACAATGTGATCTACCTCAGCCAGCGGCAGGACAGCCTTGTGTCTTACGTCGAGCGGTTAGAGCAGCGCATTGTCAATTTGCCGGATAACCACTATTGGGGCGTGCGTAACGGATTCAAG
Protein-coding regions in this window:
- a CDS encoding cupin domain-containing protein translates to MSKKSGVKLHDWDSIEEEALSSLITRKMMWGKHVMLSQVFIKAGGIVPLHQHENEQFSYMLTGCMKFWLERDGGEEIIVRAGEVLHLPPNVPHGAVALEDAMSLDVFSPPRADWIAGTDAYLRGEDD